The DNA region ATTGCCGTGGTCAACTCATTTACCCAGTTTGTTCCGGGTCACGTACACCTAAAAGACATGGGTCAACTAGTTGCAGCTGAAATAGAAAAAGCCGGTGGTATTGCCAAAGAATTTAATACCATCGCTGTCGATGATGGTATTGCGATGGGGCACGGCGGTATGTTGTATTCATTGCCTTCGCGTGAGCTTATCGCTGATTCCGTTGAATACATGGTCAATGCCCACTGCGCCGATGCGATGGTATGTATTTCAAACTGTGACAAAATCACTCCGGGAATGTTGATGGCGTCACTACGCTTAAATATTCCAGTGATATTTGTCTCTGGCGGTCCAATGGAAGCGGGTAAAACCAAGCTTTCCGATCAGATCATCAAACTTGATTTAGTAGATGCCATGATCCAAGGCGCCGATCCAAAAGTCTCGGATGCACAAAGTGAGCAAGTAGAACGCTCTGCTTGTCCAACTTGTGGTTCATGCTCTGGTATGTTTACCGCTAACTCAATGAACTGTTTAACCGAAGCGCTGGGGCTAAGCCAACCGGGTAATGGTTCAATGCTCGCTACTCACGCCGATCGCGAACAACTTTTCCTTACCGCGGGTCAACGTATTGTTGATCTAGCAAAGCGTTATTACTTAGAAGATGACGAGTCTGCTCTACCTCGCAGCATTGCCTCACGTGCGGCCTTTGAAAACGCTATGGCATTAGATGTCGCAATGGGAGGGTCAACCAACACTGTTCTTCACTTAGTCGCCGCCGCGCAAGAAGGTGAGATTGACTTCACCATGGAAGACATTGACCGTATTTCTCGTCAAATTCCAAACATTTGTAAAGTGGCGCCTTCCACGCCTAAATACCATATGGAAGATGTACACCGAGCTGGGGGGGTGATGGCGATTTTAGGTGAGCTTAATCGCGCCGGCCTTATCAACAATCAAACCAATACCGTATTAGGCATGACAATGGAGCAGCAGCTTGCCCACTATGACATCATGCAAACCCAATCGGAAGAGGTGAAAAAGTTCTTCCGCGCCGGTCCAGCAGGCATTCGTACCACCAAAGCTTTCTCACAAGACTGCCGTTGGGACACACTCGATGATGATCGTGAGAATGGTTGCATTCGCACTAAAGAAAACGCCTTTAGCCAAGATGGTGGCCTTGCCGTACTCAGCGGTAATATCGCCCTTGATGGCTGCATTGTGAAAACAGCCGGTGTTGATGAAAACAGTTTAACATTCGAAGGTCCAGCCGTCGTATTTGAAAGCCAAGAAAGCGCCGTTGAAGGCATTTTAGGCGGTAAAATCAAAGCTGGTGATGTGGTGGTGATTCGCTATGAAGGCCCTAAAGGCGGCCCTGGCATGCAAGAAATGCTCTACCCAACCACTTATCTTAAATCAATGGGCTTAGGGAAAGAGTGTGCGTTATTAACCGATGGTCGCTTCTCGGGTGGAACATCTGGTTTATCCATTGGTCACGTTTCACCGGAAGCGGCCAATGGCGGTACCATTGGATTAGTTAATCAAGGCGATATCATTACGATTGATATTCCAAACCGCACCATAGAACTAAAAGTAACCGAACAAGAACTGGCAGAACGTCATGCCAAACAAGAGCAACTAGGCTGGAAACCAGTTGCTCGTGAGCGTGTGGTTTCTTATGCACTAAAAGCCTATGCCATGCTAGCAACCAGCGCAGATAAAGGCGCGGTACGTGATAAATCTAAGCTAGAAGGGTAATCCTATGGCCGAAGATAGTGAGCAATCTAAGCTAAACCTTCCATACACTGGCGCAGAATACCTGCGCCAGATCTTGCGCGCACCTATTTATGAAGTGGCACAAGTCACACCGCTGCAAACTTTAACCCGTTTATCAGAGCGTTTAGGCAATCACATCCAGCTTAAACGTGAAGACAGACAACCGGTGCATTCATTTAAATTGCGTGGCGCTTACAACATGGTTGCCAGTTTAACCAATGCACAAAAACAGGCGGGCGTGATCACCGCCTCTGCGGGCAATCACGCTCAAGGTATTGCGCTTTCAGGTAAGCATCTATCTATTCGCGCCATCATTGTCATGCCCAAAACCACACCTGACATAAAAGTCAATGCGGTACGCGGTTATGGCGGTGAAGTCGTATTACATGGTAATAATTTTGATGAAGCCAAAGGAGAAGCAGAGCGTTTAGCCGCCGAACATGCTTACACGTATGTGCCTCCCTTTGATCATCCTTTAGTGATCGCAGGGCAAGGCACTATTGGCATGGAAATGCTGCAACAAAATGGTCACTTAGATTATATATTTGTACCCGTTGGTGGTGGTGGTTTAGCCGCAGGTGTGGCTGTACTTATCAAGCAACTTATGCCGGAAATCAAAGTGATTGCGGTAGAGCCTGAAGACTCAGCATGTTTAAAAGCAGCGCTTAATGCAGGAAAACCTGTGCCACTGGAGCGCGTCAGTATGTTTGCGGATGGCGTAGCGGTTAAAATCATCGGCAATGAGACTTTCCGTTTATGTCAGGAATATCTTGATGGGCACATTTGTGTTTCTAGCGACGAAATTTGCGCAGCGGTTAAAGATATTTTTGAAGACACCCGTGCGATTGCTGAGCCTTCTGGCGCACTGGCTTTAGCTGGGTTGAAAAAATACGCCGAGCAAAACCAACTCAAAGACAAACAACTTGGCGCGATA from Vibrio casei includes:
- the ilvD gene encoding dihydroxy-acid dehydratase, giving the protein MPIYRSATTTHGRNMAGARALWRATGVKEEDFGKPIIAVVNSFTQFVPGHVHLKDMGQLVAAEIEKAGGIAKEFNTIAVDDGIAMGHGGMLYSLPSRELIADSVEYMVNAHCADAMVCISNCDKITPGMLMASLRLNIPVIFVSGGPMEAGKTKLSDQIIKLDLVDAMIQGADPKVSDAQSEQVERSACPTCGSCSGMFTANSMNCLTEALGLSQPGNGSMLATHADREQLFLTAGQRIVDLAKRYYLEDDESALPRSIASRAAFENAMALDVAMGGSTNTVLHLVAAAQEGEIDFTMEDIDRISRQIPNICKVAPSTPKYHMEDVHRAGGVMAILGELNRAGLINNQTNTVLGMTMEQQLAHYDIMQTQSEEVKKFFRAGPAGIRTTKAFSQDCRWDTLDDDRENGCIRTKENAFSQDGGLAVLSGNIALDGCIVKTAGVDENSLTFEGPAVVFESQESAVEGILGGKIKAGDVVVIRYEGPKGGPGMQEMLYPTTYLKSMGLGKECALLTDGRFSGGTSGLSIGHVSPEAANGGTIGLVNQGDIITIDIPNRTIELKVTEQELAERHAKQEQLGWKPVARERVVSYALKAYAMLATSADKGAVRDKSKLEG
- the ilvA gene encoding threonine ammonia-lyase, biosynthetic; its protein translation is MAEDSEQSKLNLPYTGAEYLRQILRAPIYEVAQVTPLQTLTRLSERLGNHIQLKREDRQPVHSFKLRGAYNMVASLTNAQKQAGVITASAGNHAQGIALSGKHLSIRAIIVMPKTTPDIKVNAVRGYGGEVVLHGNNFDEAKGEAERLAAEHAYTYVPPFDHPLVIAGQGTIGMEMLQQNGHLDYIFVPVGGGGLAAGVAVLIKQLMPEIKVIAVEPEDSACLKAALNAGKPVPLERVSMFADGVAVKIIGNETFRLCQEYLDGHICVSSDEICAAVKDIFEDTRAIAEPSGALALAGLKKYAEQNQLKDKQLGAILSGANTNFHGLRYVSERCELGEKREGLLAVTIPERKGAFFEFCNLIGGRAVTEFNYRYNDDKQANIFVGVRLQEGQQELDHIVEDLRNGGYPVADLSDDEMAKLHVRYMIGGKPLKPLKERLYSFEFPESPGALLNFLSTLGTHWNISLFNYRNHGADYGRVLCGFELEDSDLERFSAHLKELGYQYKDENDSPSYKFFLS